TGGGTGATGACGTGATGTTTGGCAACGGGTCCACGAGGCTCCGGCTGGTCTCGGTCGGGGCGGCGTGTTGCCTGGCCCTGCTCGTCGGCTGCGCCGCCGCGGGTCCGCCGAAGGTTGCCGGCGCCCCGGCGCCTGCCGCGAGGGCGGCGGCCCCGGTGGCTCAGGCGCCGACGGAGGTCTCGACCCTGGTCGTGCGCGAGGGCGCTCCAGGTCTCCAGGTGGATCTGCAGGCGTCCGGTCCGCTCGTCTGGACCAGCTATCGAGACGCGGCGGGCCGATTGGTGATCGAGCTCCCGAACACGCGTCCGGCTCCCGGCGTCGGAGACTGGAGCTCCCCGACCGGCCTTCTGGCCCGGCTCGCCGTCGAGCTCGACACGAGCTCGGATCGACCGCTGACTCGCCTCGTGGCGGAGACGCGGGGCGAAGCGGAGCACTCGCTGACCGGCGAGGCTGGCCGGTTGCGCCTCGAGCTGACGCCGGTGGTCACGACCCCGATCCTCGCCGCCGAGCCGCTCCCGCAAGAGACGGCTCCCGCAGCGGCTCAGCCGGTGGCGGTCGACGAGTCTTCCGCCAAGGCGGCAGCTCTCGGCACGCCAGAGAATCCCCTGCTCGGCCCGGCGCCCTCGGGAGCGACCGCGACGCGCCTCAGCGCCGTCGAGATCCTTCCCGACCCGCAGGGCAGCGTCGTCCGCCTCGAGGGAGACGGCGAGTTCGCGTACTCGGCCTTCCGTCTGTCCAGCCCGGACCGCTTCGTGATCGACCTTGCCGGCGTCGTCAACGCGACGCGGAAGAGTCAGGTTCCGGTGGGTGACGGTGTCCTCGATCGCGCCCGGGTCTCCCAGTTCAAGGCGCAGCCTCAGCCGGTTTCGCGCGTCGTCTTCGACCTTCACGGGCCGACGCCGGCGACGATCGAGCGGACCGCCCAGGGCCTGATGGTGCGTTTCGACCACGGGCAGCCGTCGGGGACCGCCTCGACGATGGTCGAGGACCTGGCCGCGCCGCCGCCCACCCGGCAGGCGCCAGCGCCGACACAGAGCGCCGTGGTCGCGGAGGCCGCGCCGGCCCCGGCTCCAGTCGCCGAGTCCCCGGCCGCGCCGCCGCCGACCGTCGTTGCCGAGCAGGCCGTCGCGACCGCGCCGGCGCCGGAGCCCGAGCCCGCCGCCGCGGTCTCGCGCGACGGTGGTTCGGATGTCGCGGGAGCGGTCGCCCCGGCTCCGGCCCCGGCCTTCGCCGTGGCCGACGCTCAACCCCTGCCGACAGCGCCGCCGGCGGCGCCGCTCGCGCCCGCACCGGCTCCCAAGCTCGAGCCAGTCGAGCTCTTCGAGGCGGCCGACGTGCCCGCCCCCGAGCAGCCGGCCGCTTCGGTCACCCGCACCGAGATCCAGGCCTTCGAGCCGAAGACGGTGGGTGGCCAGCGCAAGCAGTACGTCGGCGAGCCGGTCAGTCTCAGCCTCAAGGACGCCGACATCCGCGACGTGCTTCGCTCCTTCGCCCAGATCAGCGGCCTCAACGTCGTCGTCCAGCCGGGCATCCGCGGCACGGTCACGGTCGAGCTCGAGAACGTGCCCTGGGACCAGGCGCTCGACCAGATCCTCAAGATCAACGGTCTCGGCTACGAGCTCGACGGCAACATCATGCGCATCGCGCCTCTGCAGACGCTGCGCAGCGAAGCCCAGGAGAACGCCCAGCTGGCGACCGAGCAGCAGAAGGCGATCCCCCTCCGCACCGTCCTCAAGCGGCTGAGCTACTCGGAGGCGGGCGACATGGCGCGCATCCTCCGCGGCGGCACCGGAATGATGAGCCAGCGCGGGACGATCCAGACCGACCTGCGCACCAACACGCTGATCATCAAGGAGCTGCCGGCCTACATGGACACGGTGCTGGCGGTGATCGAGACGCTCGACATCCCCGAGCCGCAGGTGATGATCGAGGCGCGGATCATCGAGACGACCAAGCAGTTCGGCCGCACCCTGGGCGTCGCCTGGGGGTTCAACGGAATCGCCGACGCTGCCCATGGCAACACCACCGGCCTGATCTTCCCGAACAACGTGGACGTCAAGGGGAGCACCAACCTGCTCACCGGCGGGAACAACGGGTTCCTCGACATCACGCTCGGCAACGTGCTCGACACGTTCAAGCTGAATGCCGTGCTGCAGGCCGCCGAGAACGAGGGACTGATCAACGTCCTCTCGGCGCCGCGCATCACGACCTTGAACAACGTCGTCGCCGAGATCCAGAGCGGTCTGCAGATACCGATCCAGACGGTGGCGAACAACACCGTGACGGTGCAGTTCGTCAACGCGACGTTGCGGCTCTCCGTCGTGCCGCACGTCACCGCCGAAGGCACGGTGATGCTGACCATCAACGTGCAGAAGCGCGAGCCGCAGCAGGCCTTCGCCGTGGTCGGTGCGCCGAACGCGCCGATCGCGACCAAGGAGGCCACGACGACGGTGGTGGTTCGTGACGGTGCCACGACGGTCATCGGCGGCATCTACAAGGTCTCGACCAGCCAGGGCGAAGATCGCGTGCCGGCGCTCTCGAACATCCCCTTCCTCGGTCATCTGTTCAAGAACAAGCGGCGTTCCGATTCGAACGAAGAGCTGCTGATCTTCATCACCCCGCGGGTCGTCAAGCTGTGAGCCGGCGGCAGGAGAGCCCCATGCGCAAGAGCACCTCGATCCTGAGTCTCGTCCTCCTCGTCTCGCTGGGCCTGTTCGGTTGCCAGCAGCGGACGGATCGCGTCGATAGCGGAGGCGTGATGCTCTCCATCTCCGACTTCGACCAGTTGCCGGTGGTCGTCGACGCCAGCTCGACGGTGTTGACCAACGCCGGGTTGGTGCAGATCGGACAGATCACCGTGCAGAACGTGGTGAAGAACGCCTCGGCAGACTCAAGCGCGCTGATGAACGTCGAGATCCAAAGCTACGAGGTTACCTTTACCCGGGCCGACAAAGGCACCCGGGTGCCGCCGCCGCTCGTCGAGTACATCTTCGGCACAGCGCCGGTCAACGGCAACTTCGTCCTCGACAACGGACCCGTGATGCGGCTCGACCAGTTCAACACCTTGCCGCTCCGGGACCTCCTCGACTACGGCTACGACCGCGAGACGTCCAGTCAGGTAGTGCGTCTCACCGTCGGCATCCGCTTCTTCGGCAGGACGCTGTCCGGCAAGGCGGTGGAATCCGCACCGGCGTACTTCACTATCGACGTGGTGCCCTGAGTGAGTAGGAGAGAGGCCATGCGTACGATTTCACGCCTCGGCGCGACGCTCATCGTTCTCGCCCTCGCCGCGGGCTGCAGCACCGACAAGCCGAGTACGCCCACGGCGCCACCCGCTCAGCCGGTGACCCCGGCCCCGGCGGCCACCGGCGTTACCCTCGCCATCACGGTCAATCCGAGCCAGATCGAGGCCGGAAGCACCGATCCGGCGGTGGTCACGGTCACCGGTCAGCGCAACGACACGGGTGGACCGCTGCCGGAGCGCTCGAAGATCACGCTCACCACGACCCTCGGCGCCTTCGGCAGCCAGACCGGCGGGACCTCGGTCGTTCTCGAGCTCCTCTCGGGCAGCGCGCAGGCTGTGCTCTTCCCCGGAACGGCGATCGGTACCGCCAGCCTGCGGGCCGAGTACGATCCGGCCGCCCAGACGACCGTCAGCGGCTTGGCCGCGGGCGTCGCCTCCGGTTCGCTGCGCATCGTCGAGGAAACGCCCTTCGTCGTCACCTCGGTCAGCCCGAATCTGGGCACGCCGGACGGCGGCGAGACGGTCCAGGTCTTCGGCGGCGGATTCGAGCAGCCGGTGCGCGTCTTCTTCGACGGCGACCTCGCGGCCGTCGTCCAGAGTGTCTCGAGCACGCGCATCACGGTGACGGCACCGCGACTGCCCGATAGCCGTCGACCGGCGACCGGTTCCGTTCGGACGGTTGCGGTCACGGTCAACAACGCCGTCGGCACGGTGCGGGCGGCGAGCGACACGCTGCCGAACGCGTACAACTACGCCTTCAACTCCGGCATCCTGCAGCCCACCATCCTCTCCGTCACGCCGGCATCCGGCCCGAACGAGGGCGGGACCGAGGTCGTCATCACCGGCGACGGGTTCGAGAGCCCGCTGAAGGTGGAGTTCGGCAAGGGCACGGCGGCTCTCCCGTGGGTCGAGGCGCAGGTCACCTCGGTGTCGCGGACCCGGTTGGTGGTCCGTTCGCCGGCGGCGACCGGCTTCGGCCAGGGCAACCTCAACGCCCTGGTCGACATCAAGGTCACGAACCTCACCAGCGGTCGCAACGGATCCCTGGTCAACGCCTTCAAGTACGGGGTGAGCGTCATCATCACCTCGCTCGGACCGGGTCAGGGACCGTACTTCGGCGGCACGCTGGTCACCCTCAACGGGCAAGGGTTCGACGAGCCCGTTGCCGTCAGCCTGGCGAACGTGGCCCAGCAGGTCATCTCCGTCAGCGGCACGCAGATCGTCGTGCGGACGGTTCCGGTGCAGGTCACCAACTGCACCATCACCGGAGCGACCAACACGGTGCCGTCGCGCGTGACGAATATCGAGACGGGGGATTCGGCGACCGGGCCGACCTTCGCCTACACCGTCCAGCGGCCGATCATCTTCGGGGTCAACCCGGCCGGCGGCACGCAGAACGGCGGAACGACCGTGACCATTAGCGGCTCGCAGTTCCGCAGCCCGGTCGCCGTCGAGTTCGTCAAGGGCGACGTCTGGGCCGCTGCCGTTCAGGGGCTCTCGGGTTGCGACAGCGACGGCTACTGCACGACGGTGACCGTCACCTCGCCGTCCGTCCCGAACTCGACGCTCGGCACCGAGCCCTGCGACGACAACGGCGACGGGACGCAGGGAACGCGTTATCTCCCGACCCCCTTCTCGATTCGGGTCCGCAACCTCGAAACCGGTTGTACCTCCGACTCGTTCGCCAACGGCTACACCTATCAGCCGAGCGACAACAGTTGCCGGAACGACTCGGCTCCGGCGACGGCGACGCCAGCGCCGACTCCGCCCGTCGCGAGTTTCACGCACTTCGTAGTGTCCGGGTTCACGGTCCAGTTCAACAACACCTCGACCGGGAATCCCACCACCTACGAGTGGGACTTCACCAACGATGGGTCGATCGACTCGACCGCTCAGAGCCCGCAACACACATTCCCGGGTGTCGGAACCTACGCGACGCGTCTCCGCGTGACGAACACGGGTGGGTCGAGCGAGGTCGTCAACTCGGTCGTCCTGACCCCGTAGATCAGGACTTGGGATGAAATCGCGGGGTGGCCGCTTGTACGCGCGGCCACCCCGTTTCGTATACTCCGGTGGCCATGCGAACCCGTCTCCCGATCCTCCTCTCGTTGGTTGCCCTGCTCGGCCTGTCGTGCGACAAGGGAACTCCGGTCGCGCCCTCCGGCGCCCTCCTCAGCATCAGCGTCAGCCCCGACCGGATCACCGCGCGGGGCTCGGCCACGGTCACCGTCGTGGCCATGCGGTCGAACGGCAACCCGGTCAACCAGGGAACCGAGGTTCGGCTGACCACCAATATCGGAGCCCTGCCCGAGGTCATCGACACCGACTCGGCCGGCGTGGCGCGTGCCACCCTTCAGGGCGACGGCCGGGTCGGGACGGCCAAGATCACCGCCACCTCGGGCTCGGCCGAAGCCGTGACCGCCGAGGTCAAGGTCGGGTCGTTCCCGGTGTCGATCAGCCTGCAGGCGTCACCCTCGACGGTGGCCGAGAGCGGCGACAGCGTCGACCTGCTCGTCCTGGTGCGCGACGACCAGGGCCAGCCGCTGGCCGAGGCCCCGGTGAACTTCAGCACCCAGAAGGGGACGCTCGATTCCGGCGGCGCCTTCCTGTCGACCAACTCGCGAGGCGAGGCGCGCGACGTCCTGACCTTGACCGCCGCCGACTTGCAGACGGTCGCCGGCGACACCTTCCAGATCAAGGCGGAGAGCGCGGGCTCCGGCGGCACGGCGATCAGCCAGAGCTTCACCCTGAGCATCCAGCGCAAGCCGAAGGCGAGCTTCACGGTCTCGCGCAGTGGCCTGACGGTGGTGTTCACCGACACCTCGACGGGCAGCCCGACGAACTGGTTCTGGGAGTTCGGCGACGCCGGCAACAACGTGAGCCGCCAGCAGAGTCCGACCTTCACCTACCCGGCGCCGGGGACCTATCTGGTGCGTCTGACCGCGGCGAACGCGACGGGTTCGAGCGAGGCCACCCAGTTCGTGGCGGTGACCGGCAACTGAGCGGGCGCAGGGGCGCTATAATCCGCGGGTTCGTCGGCGATCTCAGCCGTTCGGCGCCGTCACCATGGCGGCGCCGCCAAGGAGCCCGGTTTGCCTGAGCCCGTGTCAGAAGACGGTCGCCTGGAAGCACTCAGGCTGAGATGGGAGCGCGATCCGGGATCGCGCATCTTCCTCCAACTCGCCGAAGAGTACCGGCGGCACGGCAAGCTCTCCGAGGCGGTGCGGACGCTCGAGAAAGGCCTGGCCACGCAGCCGGGCTACCTCTCGGCGCGCGTCGCCCTCGGCCGCTGCCGGCTCGAGCTCGGCGACGCTCCCGGTGCCTGCACGGTGCTCGAGACCGTGCTGGCCGCCGATCCGACCCAACTGGTGGCGAACAAGCTCCTGATCGAGGCCTACGTTCGGACGGCACGTCCGGACAAGGCACGCGACCGCCTGGACCTCTACCTCCTGCTCAACGAGAGCGACCCGGAGATCGGCGACCTCGAGCGTCGTGTGCTCGCGCTCGAGAAGACGCCACCGCCCCAGGACGCTCTCGGCGCGGCGGGCCGGGAAGCCGGCGCGGGAGCGCCCGCCCCGGTGGCGGGGAAGGAGACGAAGGCCCCGGACGCGGCGCAGGAAGTCCGTCCCACGATGCCGGTGCCTCGCGCTGCCGGCGAGGCGGCGCGAAGCACGCCCGCCGCTCCGCTCGCGCTGCCGACCCCGACGCTCGGTGCGCTCGACCTCGCCGCCGTGCCGTTGCCGGCGCGTGCGCGTCGCATCGGCTCGCGCGGCGCGAGCGAGCTTCCCAACCCGTTCCCGATGCTCCCTCGGTCGGGGGACCGAATCCGGCTCGTGCGATCGCTCGCTGCCGAAGGGATCTTCCGGCAGACGATCGGCATGGCGCAGGCCGTCGAATCCGCCGAGCGCCTCGACCCGATGCCACGGCTCCAGCACTGGACGGACGAGGCGTGGCCGCACGCTCCCGTGGAGGAGCCGCAGGCGCTATTCGCAGAGCCCCTGAGCGAGCGCTCCGAACGTCCCGTCGAGCCCGCTGTCGGCGCGGCGGATTTCTACGCCCAGCCGGCCGCTGCGACCGAGACCCCGGCCGAAGAGACCGCTGTCGAGCCGCCTGCCGATCGCACGCCGCTCGCGCGAGCCGAGCCCGAATCCCCGCAGATCGAAGACCCAGCTCCGGTCGCGGAGCCCTCGGTCGTGGCGACGGGCGCGCCGCCGCCCAGCCCGTGGTGGAAGATCCCGGCGCCTCCCGTGGAGACGCAGGAGCCTCCGGTGGAGGCCGAGCCCCCGCTTCCGCCGGAGAACGCCGACGTCGAGGGGGCGACCGAGGATGTCGCGCCGGCCGCCTTCGCGTTCGAAGCTCCCGAGGCGCCGATCGCGGCGTCGTCCAGCGAGCCCGTGGGCCAGCGGCTCGAAGCGGTTGAGCCGGTCGACCCGGCGCCCGTGCCGCCGCGGGGTGGGCGATCGATCTCCTCGGCGGACGCCACGGCGACGCTCGCCGAGCTCTATCTCCAGCAGGGCCACATCGACGAGGCGGAGAAGTCGTTCCGCTCGGTGCTCGCACGCGATCCCGGGAACCTGCAGGCCGCCGCGGGACTCGACGAGGTCAGCCGGCGCCGACGCCAGATCGGTGCCCGCACCGCCGCACAGCCGGTGCCGCTGGGTTTGACAGCTCGGAAGATCCGCGCTCTCCAGGGCTACCTCGAGCGCATCCGGGAGGGAGCGAGACGGCATGTTTCTTGAGCGACTGAGTGCCATTCAGGGGCGGATCGACGGTGCGATCGCCCTGTCGCTGGTCGATCGGGACGGCATCCCCGTCGAGTCGGTCAATTCGTCGCCCGACCTCGACCTGGAGGTCCTGGCCGCGGAGATGCTCGCTCAGGTGCGGCTCGTCTCGGACCACAACCGGGAGCTCGCGGTCGGCGACGTCGAGCAGTTCTCGGTGACCACCGACAAGATCTGCATCCTGGTGAGCTCGGTGGCCAAGGAGTACTACCTGCTGGCGGTGCTCACGCCCGATGGCAACTACGGCCGAGCGCGATTCGAGCTCAAGCGCGCCCGACTGCAGTTCGAGACCGACCTCATCTGACACCGTCCGGCGTCCTGGACGCCGGCTCGGTCCGCTGCGCGCACGCAGTGGCATCGCAGGGCGGAGCCGCCCTGGAGGGGGAGCGACACACGTGTTGACCTTCGACCAGATCAAGGAGCTCGTCGAGCTCGTCGCCGCGCGGAATCTGCAGGAGCTCGAAGTCGAGCGGTCGGGATTCCGGCTGCGCATCGGCGGACATGCCGCGCCGGTGACGATCGCCCCGGGAGCGTTCGTCGCCGCGCCGGCGCCATTGCCTGGCGCCGCATCCGCTCCGTCCCCTGTCGCCCCGGCGGCTGCGCCGCCGACCCCCGCCGGCCCCGCCCCTCACGTCGTCAATTCGCCGATCGTCGGGACCTTCTATGCGGCGCCGAGTCCCGACGCCGATCCGTTCGTCCGTGTCGGCGACCGGGTGCGCAAGGGCCAGGTGCTCTGCATCGTCGAGGCGATGAAACTGATGAACGAGATCGAGTCGGACGTCGACGGCGAAGTGGTCGAGATCCACCCGAAGAACGGCCAGCCGGTGGAGTTCGGCGAGCCGCTCTTTGCCGTGCGCGTCGGCTGAGAACGGACCCGGAGCCGATGTTCCGCAAGGTCCTCATCGCCAACCGCGGCGAGATCGCTCTCCGCATCATCCACGCCTGCCGCGAGCTCGGCATCGCCACGGTGGCCGTCTACAGCACCGCCGATCGCGACTCGCTGCACGTCACCTACGCCGACGAGGACGTCTGCATCGGGCCCCCGCCGTCGTCGGCGAGCTATCTCAACATCTCGGCGATCATCTCGGCCGCGGAGATCACCGGTGCCGACGCGATCCATCCTGGATACGGCTTCCTCGCCGAGAACGCGCACTTCGCCGAGGTGCTCCAGGAGTGCCGCCTGGCCTGGATCGGTCCGCGGCCCGAGACGATCCGGCTGATGGGCGACAAGGCACGCGCCCGCCAGACGGCGAAGGCTTGCGGTGTCCCCGTCCTGCCCGGCAGCGGCGAGGCGCTGCAGGACGCCGAGGAGGCGCGCCGTCTCGCCGCGGGCGTCGGTTTCCCGGTGATCCTCAAGGCCGCGGCCGGTGGCGGTGGGCGCGGCATGCGCATCGTCCATCAGGAGAAGGACCTCGAGAGCCAGTTCGTCACTGCCAGCAACGAAGCGGCGAAGGCGTTCGGCGACGGATCGATCTATCTCGAGAAGTACCTCGTCGCGCCGCGCCACATCGAGTTCCAGGTCTTCGGCGACCGCCATGGCCGGGTGATCCATCTCGGCGAGCGCGAGTGCTCGATCCAGCGCCGGCACCAGAAGCTGATCGAGGAGTCTCCCTCTCCGGCGCTGACCCCGGCGCTGCGCGAGGAGATGGGCGCGGCGGCGATCCGGCTCTGCGAGGAGGTCGGCTACGAGAACGCCGGAACCATCGAGTTCCTGCTGGATGCCGACGGCAGCTTCTATTTCATGGAGATGAACACCCGGATCCAGGTCGAGCACCCGGTCACCGAAATGGTCACCGGCGTCGATCTGGTGAAGCTCCAGCTCGAAGTCGCGGCCGGCGAACGGATGCACGTGGCGAGCGGACTCAAGCCGCGCGGCCACGCCATCGAGTGCCGGATCAACGCCGAGGACCCGGACACCTTCGCCCCCAGCCCGGGCAGGCTCACGACGCTTCACCTGCCCGGCGGTCCTGGCGTGCGGGTCGACACGCACGCCTACGAGGACTACCTGATCCCGCCGAACTACGACAGCCTGGTCGCCAAGCTGATCGTCCACGGGCGTGACCGGCGCGAGGCGATCGCCCGGATGGCGCGCTCGCTCGACTTCATGGTGGTCGAAGGGATCAAGACCTCGATTCCGCTGCATCGCCGGATCCTGCGGGACCCGGTCTTCGGCGACGGTGCGCTGTCGACGCGCTTCCTCGAGCAGATGCTGGAGCGCGAGGAGACGGCGCGGCGCGCTCATCTCCCCGAGTCGCGGTCGCTTTGAGGCCGCTCGCCCGGCTAGACTCGCGCGGGCGGACCGGGATGGCCAGCGAGTGCATGGATCGCCGATGCGCGTCTATCTGACCGGCTTCATGGGATCGGGCAAGACCTCGGTCGGCGAGAGTCTGGCGCGGAACCTCGGGATGCCCTTCGTCGACCTCGACCGCGCGATCGAGATCGCCGCCGGCGCCACGGTGCGCGAGATCTTCGAGCGACAGGGCGAGACCGAGTTCCGCCGCATGGAACGCGAAGCGCTCGCCGGCACGCTCGCTCTGGAAGATGCCGTGATCGCCACCGGCGGGGGAACGCTCACCTTCGCCGAGAACGCCGAGCTGGTGGCCGGGGCCGGGCTCTCGGTCTGGTTGAACGTGCCGTTCGCGGTGATCGTCTCGCGTCTCGGTGTCGACGGCAGGCCGGACCGCCCGCTCTTCCGCGACGAGACGCAGGCCTTCGCCCTCTACCGCGAACGCCTGGCGGCCTACCAGCGGGCCGATATCCGCCTCGACATCGGGGCGGACGAGCAGGTCGACGAGGTGGCGGCGCGACTCGCGCTGCGCCTGGGAAAGAGCCTGTCGTGCGCTACCTGATCCTCTCGGACATGCACGGCAACAGCGACGCCCTCGCGGCGGTGCTGCGCCGTGTGCGAAGGAAGCGCTTCGATGCGGCGCTCGTGCTCGGCGATCTCGTCGGCTACGGCGCGGCACCCAACCAGGTGGTGGATGCCCTGCGTCGGCTGCCGTGGCCGGCCTATTTCGTGCGCGGCAACCACGACAAGGTGGTGGCCGGCCTCGAAGACGGAGCGAATTTCAACACCGCGGCGCTCGCCGCGGCGCGCTGGACCGCCGAACACCTGACGCCGTCGAATCTGCGCTTCGTGCGCGAGCTGCCGCGAGGCCCCAGGTTGACCGACGACGGTGTCGCCTTCTGCCACGGCTCGCCGCTCGACGAGGACCACTACGTCTTCTCGGCGCTCGATGCGCTCGAGATCTTCGTCCACTTCCCGGGTCCGCAGGTCGTCTTCTTCGGTCACACCCACCTGCCCTCGCAGCTGGTCCAGTCGCCGATCGACCTGCGGGCGACCCTGTTGCGCGGACCCTCGGGCATGGTGACGATCGAGCCGGGGCATCGCTACCTGTTCAACCCGGGAGCCGTCGGGCAGCCGCGCGATCGCGATCCGCGGGCCTCCTACATGACCTACGACAGCGTCGCGCGCGTGGTGCGTTGGCAGCGGATCGACTACGCCGTGGAGCGAGCCCAGGAGCGGATCCTCCGCGCCCGGTTGCCGCGCAACCTCGCCGAGCGCCTCGCCGTGGGCGTGTGAGCCGGGCCGGCTCCCTTCGCGACGTGAGATCGGGGAAGTCGTGGCGCCGGGCGGCTCCGACGGAGCACGCCCGGCACCGAGCGTCGCCTCAGCCGGCGGCGACGTCCGCGCGGTCGAAGCGCAACGCCTGACGGTAGCGGTTGATCGCCGCCAGGACGCCACCCGCGAAGATCAGATAGAGACCGATCCAGACGAGCTGGATGAGCGGCTTGTGGGTCACGTCGAGCGAGAGGTGGGCCGGTGTGCCCTTGAGCTCGGCGAGGCCGTCGACGGCGATCTCGATCGCCCCGCGTTCGGCGTCGATGCCGGATAGGGCGATCGTCGCGCCGTCAGGCAGCGTCAGCGGCTGGAACTCGCTGCGCCCGTCGGGGCTGAAGGAGAAGAGCGGCATGGCCCGCGTCGTCTGTCCGCCGCGCGTGATCTCGAGAACCGCGCCAACGGTCATCGGGCCCGCCGAAGCGTTCATCGCGCCGTGATCGGCCCCCTGCAGGTCGAAGCCGAGGAAGCGGAAGCCGACGCCGCCGCGCTCGACGCTCTGGTCCTTGGCGAGGGTGATCCGTCCACCGGGCTCGCCCGGGTTGTATTCGAGCGGCGAGATGTAGAGATCCTGCAGCGGCATCGTCTTGACGTGAGGATTGGCCATCATCTGCTGCGTGCGGTCGTTGAGGAACAGCTTCGGATAGGCCATGTAGCGCGAGCCGTCGGCGCGCACCACCTCGACCTCCATCCGCTCCTTCTCGTCGGCCGTCCGCGGAACGTAGCGATGGAACGTCAGGGTGAGATCGCCGACCGCCTTCGGGACGCCGCGCTCGAGCGTCACCTTCTCGCTCGTGTCGTAGGCCGAGGAGGCGAGGAAGCCGATCAGGATGACGCCGACGCCGACGTGCGTCAGGTAGCCGCCGGCGGTCTTCAGGCCGCCCCGCCGGATGAGGGCGACGGCCGTCGCCAGGTTGCCGGCGACCGCCAGCGAAGCGAGGAAGATGAAGAGCAGGTGGAACGGATCGTGGACGGCGACCACCACCGCGACGATCGTGACCACGGCGGCCACGGCGAGCGGCAGCCGGGCCTGGCGGAGAATGCCGGCCACCCCGCCGCTCTCGCGCCAGGTGAGGTAGGGGATGAGCGAGAGCAGGAAAGCGATGAGCAGGGCGATCGGCGTGTTGACCCGGTTGTAGAACTCCGGCCCGACCTGCCCGGGGTTCTCGAGGAAGCGGGTGAGCAGCGGCGCCGAGGTGCCGAAGGTCACCACCACGGCCGAGGTCAGCAGGGCGATCGAGCCGAGCACGAGGAACGAGCCGCGAGAGAGGAACGGGTCCTCGTTGGGAACGGCCGGGATCTCGCGGAATCGCGTCGCGATGAGCCAGACCGCCATGCCGACGAAGAAGACCATCAACGCGATCAGCCAGCCCGAAATCCCCAGGTCGACGAAGCTGTGCACCGAGAAGTCGGCCAGCACGCCGGAGCGGGTGAGGAAGGTGCCGTAGAGCACCGAGAGATAGACCAGCGAGGCGAGCACGACGTTGGCACGACGGTAGCGCCCGCGCGTCCGTTCCAGATAGAGACCGTGAATGAGCGCGGTGCCGAAGATCCAGGGGATGAGCGAGGCGTTCTCCACCGGATCCCAGCCCCAGTAGCCGCCCCAGCCCAGCGTCTTGTAGGCCCAGTAGCCGCCCATCAGGATCGCCACCCCGAGCACCAGGAAGCCGAAGAGCGCCCAGGGGAAGGCGCGCACCGCCCAGCCCTCGTAGTCGCGCCGCCAGAGCGCGGCCATGGCGAAGGCGAAGGGGATGGCGCTCGCCGCGTAGCCGATGAACATGATCGGCGGATGGATCACCATCCAGTTGTCCTGCAGCAGCGGATTCAGCCCGACCCCGTCGGCGGGCGTCTGGGGCAGCATCACGAAGGGGTTCTCGCGCACCAGGATCAGCAGCAGCGCGATCTGGGTGAGCACGAAGGTCCCCATCACCGGCGCTTCGTCTCGGCCCGCAGCGCGGGCGAGCGGCAGGCCGAGCAGCGAGCCCCAGAGCAGCCAGATGAGGAAGCTCCCCTTCTGTCCGGCCCAGAAGGCGGCGAGCTGGAAGTGCGTCGGCAGCTCGTTGCCCGAGTACTGGTAGACGTACTCGATGCGGTAGTCCCGCAGGTAGAGGCAGACGAGCAGGACCGCCGAGGCGAGGACGATCGAGATCGCGAAGAAGCGGTAGGAGGTGCGGGCGAAGCGCCGCGACGCCTCGTCGCCGCCGAGCGCCGCGGCGTAACCGTAGAGCGCGGCGAAGGCGAAAGCGCAAGCGCACCAGAGCGCCAGGGCGCCTGGCAGGTAGAGCGACGAGAGA
This genomic window from Holophagales bacterium contains:
- the accB gene encoding acetyl-CoA carboxylase biotin carboxyl carrier protein, encoding MTFDQIKELVELVAARNLQELEVERSGFRLRIGGHAAPVTIAPGAFVAAPAPLPGAASAPSPVAPAAAPPTPAGPAPHVVNSPIVGTFYAAPSPDADPFVRVGDRVRKGQVLCIVEAMKLMNEIESDVDGEVVEIHPKNGQPVEFGEPLFAVRVG
- a CDS encoding metallophosphoesterase family protein, with translation MRYLILSDMHGNSDALAAVLRRVRRKRFDAALVLGDLVGYGAAPNQVVDALRRLPWPAYFVRGNHDKVVAGLEDGANFNTAALAAARWTAEHLTPSNLRFVRELPRGPRLTDDGVAFCHGSPLDEDHYVFSALDALEIFVHFPGPQVVFFGHTHLPSQLVQSPIDLRATLLRGPSGMVTIEPGHRYLFNPGAVGQPRDRDPRASYMTYDSVARVVRWQRIDYAVERAQERILRARLPRNLAERLAVGV
- a CDS encoding roadblock/LC7 domain-containing protein; the protein is MFLERLSAIQGRIDGAIALSLVDRDGIPVESVNSSPDLDLEVLAAEMLAQVRLVSDHNRELAVGDVEQFSVTTDKICILVSSVAKEYYLLAVLTPDGNYGRARFELKRARLQFETDLI
- a CDS encoding shikimate kinase, translating into MRVYLTGFMGSGKTSVGESLARNLGMPFVDLDRAIEIAAGATVREIFERQGETEFRRMEREALAGTLALEDAVIATGGGTLTFAENAELVAGAGLSVWLNVPFAVIVSRLGVDGRPDRPLFRDETQAFALYRERLAAYQRADIRLDIGADEQVDEVAARLALRLGKSLSCAT
- the accC gene encoding acetyl-CoA carboxylase biotin carboxylase subunit — protein: MFRKVLIANRGEIALRIIHACRELGIATVAVYSTADRDSLHVTYADEDVCIGPPPSSASYLNISAIISAAEITGADAIHPGYGFLAENAHFAEVLQECRLAWIGPRPETIRLMGDKARARQTAKACGVPVLPGSGEALQDAEEARRLAAGVGFPVILKAAAGGGGRGMRIVHQEKDLESQFVTASNEAAKAFGDGSIYLEKYLVAPRHIEFQVFGDRHGRVIHLGERECSIQRRHQKLIEESPSPALTPALREEMGAAAIRLCEEVGYENAGTIEFLLDADGSFYFMEMNTRIQVEHPVTEMVTGVDLVKLQLEVAAGERMHVASGLKPRGHAIECRINAEDPDTFAPSPGRLTTLHLPGGPGVRVDTHAYEDYLIPPNYDSLVAKLIVHGRDRREAIARMARSLDFMVVEGIKTSIPLHRRILRDPVFGDGALSTRFLEQMLEREETARRAHLPESRSL
- a CDS encoding tetratricopeptide repeat protein, giving the protein MPEPVSEDGRLEALRLRWERDPGSRIFLQLAEEYRRHGKLSEAVRTLEKGLATQPGYLSARVALGRCRLELGDAPGACTVLETVLAADPTQLVANKLLIEAYVRTARPDKARDRLDLYLLLNESDPEIGDLERRVLALEKTPPPQDALGAAGREAGAGAPAPVAGKETKAPDAAQEVRPTMPVPRAAGEAARSTPAAPLALPTPTLGALDLAAVPLPARARRIGSRGASELPNPFPMLPRSGDRIRLVRSLAAEGIFRQTIGMAQAVESAERLDPMPRLQHWTDEAWPHAPVEEPQALFAEPLSERSERPVEPAVGAADFYAQPAAATETPAEETAVEPPADRTPLARAEPESPQIEDPAPVAEPSVVATGAPPPSPWWKIPAPPVETQEPPVEAEPPLPPENADVEGATEDVAPAAFAFEAPEAPIAASSSEPVGQRLEAVEPVDPAPVPPRGGRSISSADATATLAELYLQQGHIDEAEKSFRSVLARDPGNLQAAAGLDEVSRRRRQIGARTAAQPVPLGLTARKIRALQGYLERIREGARRHVS